One Emys orbicularis isolate rEmyOrb1 chromosome 20, rEmyOrb1.hap1, whole genome shotgun sequence genomic window, gacaTTGGCGATTGTGAGGCGCCCAGATGCTGCAGCGAAGCGTTATACTTACAGGGCATGGTGCTACACTAAGAAGAAGGCGTGAAATCATGTGGTGCATCTGTGAACTAACCGCTCCCAGCAGCAGAGGGCCTTTATTATTTAACATCTGTGCACAGAGCCAGGAGGGACAATCTGGCTAATGCACCTGCAACGGCACTGTATGGACCCTATGCGGCAGCGCAGGTCGGAGAGGGAGGGATACCGCAGTGTCCTGAGGGACCGAGGATCAGTTGTTGTTCATGGTCTCCCGGATCCAGTCGATGTATTTACAGACGCTGATGTAGACACCTGGTTTGTTGGGCAGTGCGCATGTCTGGGTCCCCCAAGACACAATGCCCTGGAGTTTCCCATTGCAGAGTAGGGGTCCCCCGGAATCTCCCTAGAAGGAGACAAGACAACACTACATCACGGCCAAGAACGACAGGCAAGAATGCACCTCAGAAACAACATTATCGAATCTACAACGCCGTGACAAGAGTGCTCTGCGTCTGGATATGGGTACAGAGCAGAGCGCACCCGAAAAGGGGGTCTTTTCCAGTAGAAACAATCAACGAAAATGATAACCAATTTCACTTTTGCCCACGTTTTCCACCCAACTTCTTGATTTTCTTCGTCAAAAATTCAAATACCAAAGTAGTTTGGCcccaactgaaatatttcaactcGGATGGGAAGCGACGTGCAGGGGAAGTCGTTTGTAGCACAACGCGTTTGACTGGTTTtatagcaggcctgcacaacatgtggcccgggggccgtatgcggcccgcgtgggctcactgtgcagcccgtggggggtgagtaggcaagcggcgggtgagggaggggagctgagtaggcgagcaggggggcagtggcggggggggtgagtaggcgagccagagggctgaggaggcgagcaggcgggcagtgggggctgaggaggcaagcgggagggcagtggtggggggtgagtaggcgagccagagggctgaggaggcgagcaggcgggcagtggcagaggggcaggtgagccggcggcaggggaggggagctgagtaggtgagctggggtggtgttgggctgaggaggcgagcgggcgggcagtggcggggggtaagtAGGTGAGCCGGAGGGTGGTGgtgggctgaggaggcgagcggcaagtcggtggctgacctgttctactgatctggtctggctcccatctccTCTCAaaaggttgcagctgtctggaggcgcttgccttccatgccttcctcattcacacctcattcattcaacagggcaattgattacaacgtggggggaagatcttattctacttctagcaaaaagacatttttcttttaccttaattatactaccttaggggccagctataacatattaccaaggttcaatactgctgtttcagcagggcggcgctggggaaggagggcttTTTTCCACGgggtgggcggcgctggggggggttgtttcgacTAAAGTAAATTTTGCTGAAAAGTATCTGCtggctttgaaaatttggcaAAAAAACAACTGCCTGGAAACCATTATAGTTCCATCTGGaaaggacataagaacataaaaatggtcaatggtccatctagcccagtatcctgtcttctgacagtggctggtgccagatgcttaagagggaatgaacagaacagggcaattatcgagtgatccatcccctgctgtccagtcccatcttctggcagtcagaggctgagggacacccagagcatggggttgcatccatgaccatcttgactaatagccactgatggatctatcttccatgaacttctcCAGAAGTTCTTTTTTGAATACAGTAAAttttttggccttcaaaacaagttccacaggctgactgcgtgttgtgtgaagaagttttgtttgtttgttttaaacccgtgatacttcatgggaattgtagttcagatACCTCATGTTCTCCTCTATAGTCCCCAACCGGACTACACTTCCTAGGATGCACCACGGTCTCCACTCTTGGAGAGGGGaggtggtgcatcatggaagtCCTAGGTTGTGGTGCATGATGGGAGAAGTTGTCTGGCTGAGGAGTCCAGCCTATAGAGAACGGGGACATGTGctacctgaactacaactcctacGAAGCATCACAGTGGCCTTTCCAGATTTTTGTTTCTCTGGCATTTGGTTTGTCGCCAAAACAATTAAATTTTCATGGAGAGCAGACACTTTTCACCATAAGCTTAGGTTTTGTCAAAAACCCACTTTCACCATTTctatggaaaatttccaaccagccctaGCAAATAGCTCGTCAAGGCAAAAGGTGCCAATAGGTGGCACTCAAGAGTATGTAACATGTCCTGGGTGTTGTAAGACCCACCAAATGGCTCTTCCCATCAGCAACTTTAATTCCTCTTTGTGGCTGAACAGAGGCCCTGAGGCCTTTCAGCAACGGCCAGGAGCAAAATTCCCCTCCCTGCTGTGATGCAAATGCACAGGGTTGCACGTGAATAGCTCGTCAGCAGACCCCAAAGTGATTGCACAGCTAGGGAACGAAAGCATGGGCGGTATCATTCTTGTCTGCCACTAGATGGCGATCTTCAGGAACAGTGCAGTCCCAAGGACTCTGCATTTTGATGGAGGGAAATAGCTCGTTAAAGGTGAAGGGGGCACCAGGAACCCATGcagcagccactagagggggctgCGAGCCGTTCGGTGTTCACCTGTACTGTGCACAGTCACTTTCTTCTGACACTGAACAAGGAGCTCTAGTCTAACTCAGGAAATGGCGTTATCCTCGAAagctgctctgtccccctctgctgCTTCATTCCTGATTATGAcaatccccagcccctcccactgaCTGGATTCTTGCTACCACTTTAAAACTACaggccaacatttttcaaaaatgcctttCGTTTAGGTTGCCACTAACTGGCTAGGAAAGAAAGTCCAATGGTTAAGGTGCCAACTTGGGTTCTGGGTGCCCGGGGTTCAATTCCCTTCCCCCTTTACAAAAATAGCAGTCTAAGCAGACGGGGGGACTGAGGTAAGGAGAGAggagaagtgatttgcccaaggtcacccggtggcaaaagaacccaggtgtcctgacttctAAGCCAGCACCTTTGTCTAAGTCTCTTGATGGCTACTTGCATGGGCATAGCATGTGTTTTTTCCCTTATTCTCCATTatgcagagggggaaactgaggcacagagtggggagaaGTGATTTGGCCAAGGTAACCCAGcaggaactgggaatagaacaaaGGTGTCCTGACTCCTTGCCGCACTGATTCTAGGCATGGGAGGAGCAGGCATTTTTATTATACccgagatggggaaactgaggcgcagagcaGAGCAGTCACTTGCcgcagcaggtggggctgggattttcaaacccAGCTTGGGGGAGGAAATGTGGTTGTTCCGCTTCTATTTAAATTCACAGACAGTGGGAAACACAGATCCCCAGCACCTACACTCCCCTGCTGTAACGTGTGGACCACGCTGCCGACATGGGGGCAGAACGAGAAGATCCGGGCTTTTTGTTGTCGtaggaagcccccccccccccccccgggacacaAGAGGCGGTGGCAGGTTTATGGGCCCCCTTTCCATTGTCCAAAGCAGGGCACTGCGAGATTTCAGAGAACTTCTTGTCTTTGCAGCCACAATGGGATCGTTTTTATGACTGGGGTTTATCGGGGCTACTCCAACCCTCCCCTGTCAAGACATGTCTGCCCATTAGCTACTCAGATCCTACTGCAACAATCAGATAAGCAAGTCCCACCCATTATAATTGCACTCATTCGCTCCTGCTCTTTGTCCCGGTTTCCTGAGAACTCTGGAGTTCACCTCCAGACTTGCCAAACTCTGGTGAGGCTCAGGATATTCAGGATAAACATCCTTAACTCCCTTAATCttaacccccccgctcccagagtcacgggcagggccggctccaggcaccaaggcaggaagcagatgcttggggcggccaatggagaggggcggcacgtccgggtcttcggcggcaattcatcGGCGGGtctctcagtccctctcggagggaaggaccagccgccgaattgccaccgaagaatgaagcagcacaGTAgagccgccgccgaagtgccgccgatcgcggctttctcttttttttttttcttcgccgcttggggcggcaaaaaaactggagccggccctggtcctgggattCTCGCTGTAATAATTTGGTTTAATTTTGGTCGTTGGTTTCAGCGctgatggcctgtgatatacaggcggCTAAATGGGCTGGTGATCTCGTCTCGCCTGGAACTCTATGACTTTATGACTATGGGAGGAGAGCTGAGCAAAAAAAATTTCGCTCAAAGCTTTCTTTCGGTGAAAGGTGGAGGTTTGGTGACACGGAACCGTTTTGTGACTTCACCTCAATTTCACCGAATCTGTTTCAGAAACTGACCCAACGTTTCTGAAACATCAAAATGGGTCGTCTCGCCAGTTTGGAAACCAAACCTGGCCATTTTCCGGCTCACAATGACTTTGCTCTTcacaatttccttttaaaactaaCCCTAGTTACAAAGGGTcacaaatgaaaggaaatattttgattttgtcgAAATCAAATCCCCTCGACCCAAAGCTATCTTTTCTGACTTTTTGATTGACCAAAAATTATGAAAGTTTTCATATGTGGTTGGAGCAGGAAtgaatttttttcctgattttctgGAATGGCCAGAgacctgaaaaatccattattgcCCTGGTCAGTGTAGGAGAATCTCagctctgatttaaaaaatgaagtatCTTTCTAACCCTCTTGGGCTGGAAAAATGTGATCCCTGGAGAGGGTCAATAACCAGACAGCAGAAAACAGGTCAATTCtacagagagatctggattgCATAGTAAACGGTGCTCACGTAACCAACATGCATCTTAGTGTAGCTCTAGGCAACCTTGTACAGCAAATCTGGGTAGATACAGGAGTATATGGGTGAAATTTTCCACCTGAGTTGATCTGATCATCCCTCCTAGACATCAGAACTGGGCAGAGTTAAGAGCAATCGCACAATGAGGCGGAGTTACGGATGCTCTAGCTCGACCCGCAGATATGGGCTGAATGCAGGAATCCCTGGGGAGGTTTTCCAGCCTGGGCTATGCAGCAGGGCACCCTGGGTGGGCAGAATGGTCTGTCCTGGCCTTGAAAGCTATGCCGCTATAGAAAACCACTCAAGAATCCATCTGAGTTGGTCTCACCTTCCTcccattctctctcccctctcttggTCCCACCCCTGCACCAGCTGCCCCCAAGGAAGTAGGACCACAAGGCCAGCCCCCAAATCCCGCCTTCAGCTATGCCATCCCCTCACCTGGCATGTGTCTATTCCCCCTTCCAGCACCCCAGCACACAGCATGTTCTCGGTGTAGTAGCGAGGGTAGATACTGCGGCACTGTTCCTTGGAGAAAATGGAGACGTTGCCACAGTGGAGAACAGGTGGGAAGTACactacaaaaaacaacaacacaacacaATGGATATTTTGTCAGTGGGAGAAAAACTTAGAGTTAGACCCCGGGCCGGGGTCACTGGACACAGCCCCAGTGACGTCGGGTTAGACCCCGGGCCAGGATCACTGGACACAGCCCCAGTGACGTCGGGTTAGACCCCAGGCCAGGATCACTGGACACAGCCCCAGTGACGTCGGGTTAGACCCCGGGCCAGGGTCACTGGACAGGAAAATAATTTCCCACCCACCTCGAACCAGGATGATTTATATGCCCATTGGCTTAGAAGTGAACAATCAATAGGTTGCTTTCAAGCACAGCTCACAACCACCTTTAACTGATGAGCATATAACCAGCCACATGTTACTCATGTCTCCACACACCTAGAACCTGACTCTTAGGCACATGTAAACCTTTCGTAAATCAAACTATTCCTAGTTGGAAAATGGAGAGGAGGCGGAATTTCATCTTTTCCTCAAAGAAATACACAATTTCTGAACTTTTTTCTGTTTTAGGCCAAAAATTTTCCTGTTTCACCCCCCAAAATCTACAACTTTCCACCAAACCGCCCCCCCCTTCAGGTTCTGGccaaaatctgttttcatttttagcCAAAAACTTTCATTTTTGGCCAAAGTCTTCTCCAATTTCCAGTCAAAATGTTTTTAGCAAAAGTTTTTCAGCGCTCATTTTTTCAACCCTAAATCAAACTTTTTTCCCAGGAAGCAGCCCCATGCCATGGACATTTTCAACTGATCAGCCATCCAATTTtacgctgggggggggaggggaggggagatacaATTTTGATGGCAAATTTCTCAATGGCTCTAAATGGAACCTCAGGAATGCTCGATTGctgaaagaaaacaacaaaataaatacattcctGGGAAAGTTTTCAGGGGAAATGGCCATAAAAATAGTTGAGGCAAATAGGGATGTGGCAAGAAAGAAGAAATTTTGGGGGCTGTTCAAAATTCTAGTAATGTATCTTTGTCTCGTTTTTCTGACTTGCTGGCTCCTTCCCCCTTGAAGCTAAGCCTGCCCCCCAACATTGGTGTTACCGTACATTGAGGGCTTTTTGTTGTTCCCCATCCGGATATCACACATTCCTCCCCGGAGGAGGGGCAACTGGTAGGTAGCTCCAGGGGCTGGACATTTTTGTTGAAGTTAGCCGGGGTGAGCAATTTGATGAGCATGATGTCATTGTCCTTGCTGGCGGGGTTATAGCGGGGGTGGCGGATTGTTTTCTCTGAGAGTCTCAGCTGCTCTGTCCAGTCCAGATGCTTGATGTTGTGCTCTCCCAGGCGCACACTGATGGGGCTGCAGAGAAACAGACGCATGTCAGAAAAGCGTGGAGTGGGGGACCTAGTCCATGGTGGGAACTGGGCACTGGTTGTTGGGCTGGAATCCCTgggggaggttctctggcctgggctataTAGGAGGTCAAACTGGATGGGTAGAACATGAATCTAGGGAATCCATGAATCTCTGAAGGTGGAGTTAAGGGTACACACACAAGGGGGTGGAGTTAAGGGTGCGCTAGCTCAACCATCAGATATGGGCTGGATGCAGAAATCGCTAGGCGTGGCTATGAGGTCAAACACAGGCACAATCCCATGGGCACAGAAACATCCTTttacaaacacacatacacaatcaTGTAtacactctcccccccccaatttacaGTCACACGTGCTCTCCCCAAACACAAATGCACGATTGCACTCTCACAATCACACATGTGCTCCCCCACACATGCACAAATGCATAATCACACTCTCACACCAACTCCCAATCACACACTACTcaaaatacacacatgcacaattGCACTCTCACTCACAATCACACATGCCCTCCCCAAAACATTCACAAATGCTCAAGCACACTCTCACAATCACACACCTCCTCCCCAACATATTCACAACATGCCCAACCGTGCTCTCAGACCCATTCACAATCACCCCCCCCAACATATTCACAACATGCACAACCGTGCTCTCACACCCACTCACAAACACACATGCCCTacccaacacacatacacacacctgcaCAAGTGCAGTCTCACACCCATTCACAATCAGGCATACAATTCCCAACACGTGCACAACCG contains:
- the LOC135892747 gene encoding trypsin-like, whose amino-acid sequence is MERLGIALLLVTAVSSQNDRIIGGAPCKPHSMPWQAALFVGSQLNCGGTLIARNWVVTAAHCHVSCPISVRLGEHNIKHLDWTEQLRLSEKTIRHPRYNPASKDNDIMLIKLLTPANFNKNVQPLELPTSCPSSGEECVISGWGTTKSPQLYFPPVLHCGNVSIFSKEQCRSIYPRYYTENMLCAGVLEGGIDTCQGDSGGPLLCNGKLQGIVSWGTQTCALPNKPGVYISVCKYIDWIRETMNNN